The Psychrobacter sp. AH5 genome contains the following window.
ATCAACAATGTTCATATCCGCAGTGGCTTGACCGACCACGATGGCCTCAAAGCCGCCGCCGACCGGATTACTGATGGTGATGCCAACCAGCTCACTACCCTCAGCGATAAAGTCATCGATGGTATCAATGTCAAGATCGGTGCTGCTAGTGCCTGCAAGGATGGTCACTTGCACCACACCGGTAAAGTCGGTGCCGTCAATGGCCACGCCACTATAAGTCACATCAACCACCACATCGGTGATCGCATTGACCGGGTTGCCATTGCTATCGGTTAAGCTGATCGGGAAGCTGGCACTATTACCCTCTTCAACGTCGCCCACGGTGTCGGCGATCGAGACGGTGATGGTATCCTCCGCCCCAGGATCAGCTTCATCAACAATGTTCATATCCGCAGTGGCTTGACCGACCACGATGGCCTCAAAGCCGCCGCCGACCGGATTACTGATGGTGATGCCAACCAGCTCACTACCCTCAGCGATAAAGTCATCGATGGTATCAATGTCAAGATCGGTGCTGCTAGTGCCTGCAAGGATGGTCACTTGCACCACACCGGTAAAGTCGGTGCCGTCAATGGCCACGCCACTATAAGTCACATCAACCACCACATCGGTGATCGCATTGACCGGGTTGCCATTGCTATCGGTTAAGCTGATCGGGAAGCTGGCACTATTACCCTCTTCAACGTCGCCCACGGTGTCGGCGATCGAGACGGTGATGGTATCCTCCGCCCCAGGATCAGCTTCATCAACAATGTTCATATCCGCAGTGGCTTGACCGACCACGATGGCCTCAAAGCCGCCGCCGACCGGATTACTGATGGTGATGCCAACCAGCTCACTACCCTCAGCGATAAAGTCATCGATGGTATCAATGTCAAGATCGGTGCTGCTAGTGCCTGCAAGGATGGTCACTTGCACCACACCGGTAAAGTCGGTGCCGTCAATGGCCACGCCACTATAAGTCACATCAACCACCACATCGGTGATCGCATTGACCGGGTTGCCATTGCTATCGGTTAAGCTGATCGGGAAGCTGGCACTATTACCCTCTTCAACGTCGCCCACGGTGTCGGCGATCGAGACGGTGATGGTATCCTCCGCCCCAGGATCAGCTTCATCAACAATGTTCATATCCGCAGTGGCTTGACCGACCACGATGGCCTCAAAGCCGCCGCCGACCGGATTACTGATGGTGATGCCAACCAGCTCACTACCCTCAGCGATAAAGTCATCGATGGTATCAATGTCAAGATCGGTGCTGCTAGTGCCTGCAAGGATGGTCACTTGCACCACACCGGTAAAGTCGGTGCCGTCAATGGCCACGCCACTATAAGTCACATCAACCACCACATCGGTGATCGCATTGACCGGGTTGCCATTGCTATCGGTTAAGCTGATCGGGAAGCTGGCACTATTACCCTCTTCAACGTCGCCCACGGTGTCGGCGATCGAGACGGTGATGGTATCCTCCGCCCCAGGATCAGCTTCATCAACAATGTTCATATCCGCAGTGGCTTGACCGACCACGATGGCCTCAAAGCCGCCGCCGACCGGATTACTGATGGTGATGCCAACCAGCTCACTACCCTCAGCGATAAAGTCATCGATGGTATCAATGTCAAGATCGGTGCTGCTAGTGCCTGCAAGGATGGTCACTTGCACCACACCGGTAAAGTCGGTGCCGTCAATGGCCACGCCACTATAAGTCACATCAACCACCACATCGGTGATCGCATTGACCGGGTTGCCATTGCTATCGGTTAAGCTGATCGGGAAGCTGGCACTATTACCCTCTTCAACGTCGCCCACGGTGTCGGCGATCGAGACGGTGATGGTATCCTCCGCCCCAGGATCAGCTTCATCAACAATGTTCATATCCGCAGTGGCTTGACCGACCACGATGGCCTCAAAGCCGCCGCCGACCGGATTACTGATGGTGATGCCAACCAGCTCACTACCCTCAGCGATAAAGTCATCGATGGTATCAATGTCAAGATCGGTGCTGCTAGTGCCTGCAAGGATGGTCACTTGCACCACACCGGTAAAGTCGGTGCCGTCAATGGCCACGCCACTATAAGTCACATCAACCACCACATCGGTGATCGCATTGACCGGGTTGCCATTGCTATCGGTTAAGCTGATCGGGAAGCTGGCACTATTACCCTCTTCAACGTCGCCCACGGTGTCGGCGATCGAGACGGTGATGGTATCCTCCGCCCCAGGATCAGCTTCATCAACAATGTTCATATCCGCAGTGGCTTGACCGACCACGATGGCCTCAAAGCCGCCGCCGACCGGATTACTGATGGTGATGCCAACCAGCTCACTACCCTCAGCGATAAAGTCATCGATGGTATCAATGTCAAGATCGGTGCTGCTAGTGCCTGCAAGGATGGTCACTTGCACCACACCGGTAAAGTCGGTGCCGTCAATGGCCACGCCACTATAAGTCACATCAACCACCACATCGGTGATCGCATTGACCGGGTTGCCATTGCTATCGGTTAAGCTGATCGGGAAGCTGGCACTATTACCCTCTTCAACGTCGCCCACGGTGTCGGCGATCGAGACGGTGATGGTATCCTCCGCTCCAGGATCAGCTTCATCAACAATGTTCATATCCGCAGTGGCTTGACCGACCACGATGGCCTCAAAGCCGCCGCCGACCGGATTACTGATGGTGATGCCAACCAGCTCACTACCCTCAGCGATAAAGTCATCGATGGTATCAATGTCAAGATCGGTGCTGCTAGTGCCTGCAAGGATGGTCACTTGCACCACACCGGTAAAGTCGGTGCCGTCAATGGCCACGCCACTATAAGTCACATCAACCACCACATCGGTGATCGCATTGACCGGGTTGCCATTGCTATCGGTTAAGCTGATCGGGAAGCTGGCACTATTACCCTCTTCAACGTCGCCCACGGTGTCGGCGATCGAGACGGTGATGGTATCCTCCGCCCCAGGATCAGCTTCATCAACAATGTTCATATCCGCAGTGGCTTGACCGACCACGATGGCCTCAAAGCCGCCGCCGACCGGATTACTGATGGTGATGCCAACCAGCTCACTACCCTCAGCGATAAAGTCATCGATGGTATCAATGTCAAGATCGGTGCTGCTAGTGCCTGCAAGGATGGTCACTTGCACCACACCGGTAAAGTCGGTGCCGTCAATGGCCACGCCACTATAAGTCACATCAACCACCACATCGGTGATCGCATTGACCGGGTTGCCATTGCTATCGGTTAAGCTGATCGGGAAGCTGGCACTATTACCCTCTTCAACGTCGCCCACGGTGTCGGCGATCGAGACGGTGATGGTATCCTCCGCCCCAGGATCAGCTTCATCAACAATGTTCATATCCGCAGTGGCTTGACCGACCACGATGGCCTCAAAGCCGCCGCCGACCGGATTACTGATGGTGATGCCAACCAGCTCACTACCCTCAGCGATAAAGTCATCGATGGTATCAATGTCAAGATCGGTGCTGCTAGTGCCTGCAAGGATGGTCACTTGCACCACACCGGTAAAGTCGGTGCCGTCAATGGCCACGCCACTATAAGTCACATCAACCACCACATCGGTGATCGCATTGACCGGGTTGCCATTGCTATCGGTTAAGCTGATCGGGAAGCTGGCACTATTACCCTCTTCAACGTCGCCCACGGTGTCGGCGATCGAGACGGTGATGGTATCCTCCGCTCCAGGATCAGCTTCATCAACAATGTTCATATCCGCAGTGGCTTGACCGACCACGATGGCCTCAAAGCCGCCGCCGACCGGATTACTGATGGTGATGCCAACCAGCTCACTACCCTCAGCGATAAAGTCATCGATGGTATCAATGTCAAGATCGGTGCTGCTAGTGCCTGCAAGGATGGTCACTTGCACCACACCGGTAAAGTCGGTGCCGTCAATGGCCACGCCACTATAAGTCACATCAACCACCACATCGGTGATCGCATTGACCGGGTTGCCATTGCTATCGGTTAAGCTGATCGGGAAGCTGGCACTATTACCCTCTTCAACGTCGCCCACGGTGTCGGCGATCGAGACGGTGATGGTATCCTCCGCCCCAGGATCAGCTTCATCAACAATGTTCATATCCGCAGTGGCTTGACCGACCACGATGGCCTCAAAGCCGCCGCCGACCGGATTACTGATGGTGATGCCAACCAGCTCACTACCCTCAGCGATAAAGTCATCGATGGTATCAATGTCAAGATCGGTGCTGCTAGTGCCTGCAAGGATGGTCACTTGCACCACACCGGTAAAGTCGGTGCCGTCAATGGCCACGCCACTATAAGTCACATCAACCACCACATCGGTGATCGCATTGACCGGGTTGCCATTGCTATCGGTTAAGCTGATCGGGAAGCTGGCACTATTACCCTCTTCAACGTCGCCCACGGTGTCGGCGATCGAGACGGTGATGGTATCCTCCGCCCCAGGATCAGCTTCATCAACAATGTTCATATCCGCAGTGGCTTGACCGACCACGATGGCCTCAAAGCCGCCGCCGACCGGATTACTGATGGTGATGCCAACCAGCTCACTACCCTCAGCGATAAAGTCATCGATGGTATCAATGTCAAGATCGGTGCTGCTAGTGCCTGCAAGGATGGTCACTTGCACCACACCGGTAAAGTCGGTGCCGTCAATGGCCACGCCACTATAAGTCACATCAACCACCACATCGGTGATCGCATTGACCGGGTTGCCATTGCTATCGGTTAAGCTGATCGGGAAGCTGGCACTATTACCCTCTTCAACGTCGCCCACGGTGTCGGCGATCGAGACGGTGATGGTATCCTCCGCTCCAGGATCAGCTTCATCAACAATGTTCATATCCGCAGTGGCTTGACCGACCACGATGGCCTCAAAGCCGCCGCCGACCGGATTACTGATGGTGATGCCAACCAGCTCACTACCCTCAGCGATAAAGTCATCGATGGTATCAATGTCAAGATCGGTGCTGCTAGTGCCTGCAAGGATGGTCACTTGCACCACACCGGTAAAGTCGGTGCCGTCAATGGCCACGCCACTATAAGTCACATCAACCACCACATCGGTGATCGCATTGACCGGGTTGCCATTGCTATCGGTTAAGCTGATCGGGAAGCTGGCACTATTACCCTCTTCAACGTCGCCCACGGTGTCGGCGATCGAGACGGTGATGGTATCCTCCGCCCCAGGATCAGCTTCATCAACAATGTTCATATCCGCAGTGGCTTGACCGACCACGATGGCCTCAAAGCCGCCGCCGACCGGATTACTGATGGTGATGCCAACCAGCTCACTACCCTCAGCGATAAAGTCATCGATGGTATCAATGTCAAGATCGGTGCTGCTAGTGCCTGCAAGGATGGTCACTTGCACCACACCGGTAAAGTCGGTGCCGTCAATGGCCACGCCACTATAAGTCACATCAACCACCACATCGGTGATCGCATTGACCGGGTTGCCATTGCTATCGGTTAAGCTGATCGGGAAGCTGGCACTATTACCCTCTTCAACGTCGCCCACGGTGTCGGCGATCGAGACGGTGATGGTATCCTCCGCCCCAGGATCAGCTTCATCAACAATGTTCATATCCGCAGTGGCTTGACCGACCACGATGGCCTCAAAGCCGCCGCCGACCGGATTACTGATGGTGATGCCAACCAGCTCACTACCCTCAGCGATAAAGTCATCGATGGTATCAATGTCAAGATCGGTGCTGCTAGTGCCTGCAAGGATGGTCACTTGCACCACACCGGTAAAGTCGGTGCCGTCAATGGCCACGCCACTATAAGTCACATCAACCACCACATCGGTGATCGCATTGACCGGGTTGCCATTGCTATCGGTTAAGCTGATCGGAAGCTGGCACTATTACCCTCTTCAACGTCGCCCACGGTGTCGGCGATCGAGACGGTGATGGTATCCTCCGCCCCAGGATCAGCTTCATCAACAATGTTCATATCCGCAGTGGCTTGACCGACCACGATGGCCTCAAAGCCGCCGCCGACCGGATTACTGATGGTGATGCCAACCAGCTCACTACCCTCAGCGATAAAGTCATCGATGGTATCAATGTCAAGATCGGTGCTGCTAGTGCCTGCAAGGATGGTCACTTGCACCACACCGGTAAAGTCGGTGCCGTCAATGGCCACGCCACTATAAGTCACATCAACCACCACATCGGTGATCGCATTGACCGGGTTGCCATTGCTATCGGTTAAGCTGATCGGGAAGCTGGCACTATTACCCTCTTCAACGTCGCCCACGGTGTCGGCGATCGAGACGGTGATGGTATCCTCCGCCCCAGGATCAGCTTCATCAACAATGTTCATATCCGCAGTGGCTTGACCGACCACGATGGCCTCAAAGCCGCCGCCGACCGGATTACTGATGGTGATGCCAACCAGCTCACTACCCTCAGCGATAAAGTCATCGATGGTATCAATGTCAAGATCGGTGCTGCTAGTGCCTGCAAGGATGGTCACTTGCACCACACCGGTAAAGTCGGTGCCGTCAATGGCCACGCCACTATAAGTCACATCAACCACCACATCGGTGATCGCATTGACCGGGTTGCCATTGCTATCGGTTAAGCTGATCGGGAAGCTGGCACTATTACCCTCTTCAACGTCGCCCACGGTGTCGGCGATCGAGACGGTGATGGTATCCTCCGCCCCAGGATCAGCTTCATCAACAATGTTCATATCCGCAGTGGCTTGACCGACCACGATGGCCTCAAAGCCGCCGCCGACCGGATTACTGATGGTGATGCCAACCAGCTCACTACCCTCAGCGATAAAGTCATCGATGGTATCAATGTCAAGATCGGTGCTGCTAGTGCCTGCAAGGATGGTCACTTGCACCACACCGGTAAAGTCGGTGCCGTCAATGGCCACGCCACTATAAGTCACATCAACCACCACATCGGTGATCGCATTGACCGGGTTGCCATTGCTATCGGTTAAGCTGATCGGGAAGCTGGCACTATTACCCTCTTCAACGTCGCCCACGGTGTCGGCGATCGAGACGGTGATGGTATCCTCCGCCCCAGGATCAGCTTCATCAACAATGTTCATATCCGCAGTGGCTTGACCGACCACGATGGCCTCAAAGCCGCCGCCGACCGGATTACTGATGGTGATGCCAACCAGCTCACTACCCTCAGCGATAAAGTCATCGATGGTATCAATGTCAAGATCGGTGCTGCTAGTGCCTGCAAGGATGGTCACTTGCACCACACCGGTAAAGTCGGTGCCGTCAATGGCCACGCCACTATAAGTCACATCAACCACCACATCGGTGATCGCATTGACCGGGTTGCCATTGCTATCGGTTAAGCTGATCGGGAAGCTGGCACTATTACCCTCTTCAACGTCGCCCACGGTGTCGGCGATCGAGACGGTGATGGTATCCTCCGCCCCAGGATCAGCTTCATCAACAATGTTCATATCCGCAGTGGCTTGACCGACCACGATGGCCTCAAAGCCGCCGCCGACCGGATTACTGATGGTGATGCCAACCAGCTCACTACCCTCAGCGATAAAGTCATCGATGGTATCAATGTCAAGATCGGTGCTGCTAGTGCCTGCAAGGATGGTCACTTGCACCACACCGGTAAAGTCGGTGCCGTCAATGGCCACGCCACTATAAGTCACATCAACCACCACATCGGTGATCGCATTGACCGGGTTGCCATTGCTATCGGTTAAGCTGATCGGGAAGCTGGCACTATTACCCTCTTCAACGTCGCCCACGGTGTCGGCGATCGAGACGGTGATGGTATCCTCCGCCCCAGGATCAGCTTCATCAACAATGTTCATATCCGCAGTGGCTTGACCGACCACGATGGCCTCAAAGCCGCCGCCGACCGGATTACTGATGGTGATGCCAACCAGCTCACTACCCTCAGCGATAAAGTCATCGATGGTATCAATGTCAAGATCGGTGCTGCTAGTGCCTGCAAGGATGGTCACTTGCACCACACCGGTAAAGTCGGTGCCGTCAATGGCCACGCCACTATAAGTCACATCAACCACCACATCGGTGATCGCATTGACCGGGTTGCCATTGCTATCGGTTAAGCTGATCGGGAAGCTGGCACTATTACCCTCTTCAACGTCGCCCACGGTGTCGGCGATCGAGACGGTGATGGTATCCTCCGCCCCAGGATCAGCTTCATCAACAATGTTCATATCCGCAGTGGCTTGACCGACCACGATGGCCTCAAAGCCGCCGCCGACCGGATTACTGATGGTGATGCCAACCAGCTCACTACCCTCAGCGATAAAGTCATCGATGGTATCAATGTCAAGATCGGTGCTGCTAGTGCCTGCAAGGATGGTCACTTGCACCACACCGGTAAAGTCGGTGCCGTCAATGGCCACGCCACTATAAGTCACATCAACCACCACATCGGTGATCGCATTGACCGGGTTGCCATTGCTATCGGTTAAGCTGATCGGGAAGCTGGCACTATTACCCTCTTCAACGTCGCCCACGGTGTCGGCGATCGAGACGGTGATGGTATCCTCCGCCCCAGGATCAGCTTCATCAACAATGTTCATATCCGCAGTGGCTTGACCGACCACGATGGCCTCAAAGCCGCCGCCGACCGGATTACTGATGGTGATGCCAACCAGCTCACTACCCTCAGCGATAAAGTCATCGATGGTATCAATGTCAAGATCGGTGCTGCTAGTGCCTGCAAGGATGGTCACTTGCACCACACCGGTAAAGTCGGTGCCGTCAATGGCCACGCCACTATAAGTCACATCAACCACCACATCGGTGATCGCATTGACCGGGTTGCCATTGCTATCGGTTAAGCTGATCGGGAAGCTGGCACTATTACCCTCTTCAACGTCGCCCACGGTGTCGGCGATCGAGACGGTGATGGTATCCTCCGCCCCAGGATCAGCTTCATCAACAATGTTCATATCCGCAGTGGCTTGACCGACCACGATGGCCTCAAAGCCGCCGCCGACCGGATTACTGATGGTGATGCCAACCAGCTCACTACCCTCAGCGATAAAGTCATCGATGGTATCAATGTCAAGATCGGTGCTGCTAGTGCCTGCAAGGATGGTCACTTGCACCACACCGGTAAAGTCGGTGCCGTCAATGGCCACGCCACTATAAGTCACATCAACCACCACATCGGTGATCGCATTGACCGGGTTGCCATTGCTATCGGTTAAGCTGATCGGGAAGCTGGCACTATTACCCTCTTCAACGTCGCCCACGGTGTCGGCGATCGAGACGGTGATGGTATCCTCCGCCCCAGGATCAGCTTCATCAACAATGTTCATATCCGCAGTGGCTTGACCGACCACGATGGCCTCAAAGCCGCCGCCGACCGGATTACTGATGGTGATGCCAACCAGCTCACTACCCTCAGCGATAAAGTCATCGATGGTATCAATGTCAAGATCGGTGCTGCTAGTGCCTGCAAGGATGGTCACTTGCACCACACCGGTAAAGTCGGTGCCGTCAATGGCCACGCCACTATAAGTCACATCAACCACCACATCGGTGATCGCATTGACCGGGTTGCCATTGCTATCGGTTAAGCTGATCGGGAAGCTGGCACTATTACCCTCTTCAACGTCGCCCACGGTGTCGGCGATCGAGACGGTGATGGTATCCTCCGCCCCAGGATCAGCTTCATCAACAATGTTCATATCCGCAGTGGCTTGACCGACCACGATGGCCTCAAAGCCGCCGCCGACCGGATTACTGATGGTGATGCCAACCAGCTCACTACCCTCAGCGATAAAGTCATCGATGGTATCAATGTCAAGATCGGTGCTGCTAGTGCCTGCAAGGATGGTCACTTGCACCACACCGGTAAAGTCGGTGCCGTCAATGGCCACGCCACTATAAGTCACATCAACCACCACATCGGTGATCGCATTGACCGGGTTGCCATTGCTATCGGTTAAGCTGATCGGGAAGCTGGCACTATTACCCTCTTCAACGTCGCCCACGGTGTCGGCGATCGAGACGGTGATGGTATCCTCCGCCCCAGGATCAGCTTCATCAACAATGTTCATATCCGCAGTGGCTTGACCGACCACGATGGCCTCAAAGCCGCCGCCGACCGGATTACTGATGGTGATGCCAACCAGCTCACTACCCTCAGCGATAAAGTCATCGATGGTATCAATGTCAAGATCGGTGCTGCTAGTGCCTGCAAGGATGGTCACTTGCACCACACCGGTAAAGTCGGTGCCGTCAATGGCCACGCCACTATAAGTCACATCAACCACCACATCGGTGATCGCATTGACCGGGTTGCCATTGCTATCGGTTAAGCTGATCGGGAAGCTGGCACTATTACCCTCTTCAACGTCGCCCACGGTGTCGGCGATCGAGACGGTGATGGTATCCTCCGCCCCAGGATCAGCTTCATCAACAATGTTCATATCCGCAGTGGCTTGACCGACCACGATGGCCTCAAAGCCGCCGCCGACCGGATTACTGATGGTGATGCCAACCAGCTCACTACCCTCAGCGATAAAGTCATCGATGGTATCAATGTCAAGATCGGTGCTGCTAGTGCCTGCAAGGATGGTCACTTGCACCACACCGGTAAAGTCGGTGCCGTCAATGGCCACGCCACTATAAGTCACATCAACCACCACATCGGTGATCGCATTGACCGGGTTGCCATTGCTATCGGTTAAGCTGATCGGGAAGCTGGCACTATTACCCTCTTCAACGTCGCCCACGGTGTCGGCGATCGAGACGGTGATGGTATCCTCCGCCCCAGGATCAGCTTCATCAACAATGTTCATATCCGCAGTGGCTTGACCGACCACGATGGCCTCAAAGCCGCCGCCGACCGGATTACTGATGGTGATGCCAACCAGCTCACTACCCTCAGCGATAAAGTCATCGATGGTATCAATGTCAAGATCGGTGCTGCTAGTGCCTGCAAGGATGGTCACTTGCACCACACCGGTAAAGTCGGTGCCGTCAATGGCCACGCCACTATAAGTCACATCAACCACCACATCGGTGATCGCATTGACCGGGTTGCCATTGCTATCGGTTAAGCTGATCGGGAAGCTGGCACTATTACCCTCTTCAACGTCGCCCACGGTGTCGGCGATCGAGACGGTGATGGTATCCTCCGCCCCAGGATCAGCTTCATCAACAATGTTCATATCCGCAGTGGCTTGACCGACCACGATGGCCTCAAAGCCGCCGCCGACCGGATTACTGATGGTGATGCCAACCAGCTCACTACCCTCAGCGATAAAGTCATCGATGGTATCAATGTCAAGATCGGTGCTGCTAGTGCCTGCAAGGATGGTCACTTGCACCACACCGGTAAAGTCGGTGCCGTCAATGGCCACGCCACTATAAGTCACATCAACCACCACATCGGTGATCGCATTGACCGGGTTGCCATTGCTATCGGTTAAGCTGATCGGGAAGCTGGCACTATTACCCTCTTCAACGTCGCCCACGGTGTCGGCGATCGAGACGGTGATGGTATCCTCCGCCCCAGGATCAGCTTCATCAACAATGTTCATATCCGCAGTGGCTTGACCGACCACGATGGCCTCAAAGCCGCCGCCGACCGGATTACTGATGGTGATGCCAACCAGCTCACTACCCTCAGCGATAAAGTCATCGATGGTATCAATGTCAAGATCGGTGCTGCTAGTGCCTGCAAGGATGGTCACTTGCACCACACCGGTAAAGTCGGTGCCGTCAATGGCCACGCCACTATAAGTCACATCAACCACCACATCGGTGATCGCATTGACCGGGTTGCCATTGCTATCGGTTAAGCTGATCGGGAAGCTGGCACTATTACCCTCTTCAACGTCGCCCACGGTGTCGGCGATCGAGACGGTGATGGTATCCTCCGCCCCAGGATCAGCTTCATCAACAATGTTCATATCCGCAGTGGCTTGACCGACCACGATGGCCTCAAAGCCGCCGCCGACCGGATTACTGATGGTGATGCCAACCAGCTCACTACCCTCAGCGATAAAGTCATCGATGGTATCAATGTCAAGATCGGTGCTGCTAGTGCCTGCAAGGATGGTCACTTGCACCACACCGGTAAAGTCGGTGCCGTCAATGGCCACGCCACTATAAGTCACATCAACCACCACATCGGTGATCGCATTGACCGGGTTGCCATTGCTATCGGTTAAGCTGATCGGGAAGCTGGCACTATTACCCTCTTCAACGTCGCCCACGGTGTCGGCGATCGAGACGGTGATGGTATCCTCCGCCCCAGGATCAGCTTCATCAACAATGTTCATATCCGCAGTGGCTTGACCGACCACGATGG
Protein-coding sequences here:
- a CDS encoding Calx-beta domain-containing protein, whose product is MARQVEAVYTVNLSNPSTVDTSIIVTIIDGSTEGSADYTAPVTQTITIPAGATSATFSVPIVDDSLFEGPEDFNVTVTSIDSGSATINPTQNTVNTTIYDDGTTDGETPLDPENPPLGDDTPVVSVSNETVSEGDILVHTVTLSNPSATDMICSFSIAMVPPPQGMIIATFLCLAIALLMILSLKLLRFLRGVTSFTVRYPTLDDAIAEPNETVLITVNGVTGIGTIVDEDEPGPEDTITVSIADTVGDVEEGNSASFPISLTDSNGNPVNAITDVVVDVTYSGVAIDGTDFTGVVQVTILAGTSSTDLDIDTIDDFIAEGSELVGITISNPVGGGFEAIVVGQATADMNIVDEADPGAEDTITVSIADTVGDVEEGNSASFPISLTDSNGNPVNAITDVVVDVTYSGVAIDGTDFTGVVQVTILAGTSSTDLDIDTIDDFIAEGSELVGITISNPVGGGFEAIVVGQATADMNIVDEADPGAEDTITVSIADTVGDVEEGNSASFPISLTDSNGNPVNAITDVVVDVTYSGVAIDGTDFTGVVQVTILAGTSSTDLDIDTIDDFIAEGSELVGITISNPVGGGFEAIVVGQATADMNIVDEADPGAEDTITVSIADTVGDVEEGNSASFPISLTDSNGNPVNAITDVVVDVTYSGVAIDGTDFTGVVQVTILAGTSSTDLDIDTIDDFIAEGSELVGITISNPVGGGFEAIVVGQATADMNIVDEADPGAEDTITVSIADTVGDVEEGNSASFPISLTDSNGNPVNAITDVVVDVTYSGVAIDGTDFTGVVQVTILAGTSSTDLDIDTIDDFIAEGSELVGITISNPVGGGFEAIVVGQATADMNIVDEADPGAEDTITVSIADTVGDVEEGNSASFPISLTDSNGNPVNAITDVVVDVTYSGVAIDGTDFTGVVQVTILAGTSSTDLDIDTIDDFIAEGSELVGITISNPVGGGFEAIVVGQATADMNIVDEADPGAEDTITVSIADTVGDVEEGNSASFPISLTDSNGNPVNAITDVVVDVTYSGVAIDGTDFTGVVQVTILAGTSSTDLDIDTIDDFIAEGSELVGITISNPVGGGFEAIVVGQATADMNIVDEADPGAEDTITVSIADTVGDVEEGNSASFPISLTDSNGNPVNAITDVVVDVTYSGVAIDGTDFTGVVQVTILAGTSSTDLDIDTIDDFIAEGSELVGITISNPVGGGFEAIVVGQATADMNIVDEADPGAEDTITVSIADTVGDVEEGNSASFPISLTDSNGNPVNAITDVVVDVTYSGVAIDGTDFTGVVQVTILAGTSSTDLDIDTIDDFIAEGSELVGITISNPVGGGFEAIVVGQATADMNIVDEADPGAEDTITVSIADTVGDVEEGNSASFPISLTDSNGNPVNAITDVVVDVTYSGVAIDGTDFTGVVQVTILAGTSSTDLDIDTIDDFIAEGSELVGITISNPVGGGFEAIVVGQATADMNIVDEADPGAEDTITVSIADTVGDVEEGNSASFPISLTDSNGNPVNAITDVVVDVTYSGVAIDGTDFTGVVQVTILAGTSSTDLDIDTIDDFIAEGSELVGITISNPVGGGFEAIVVGQATADMNIVDEADPGAEDTITVSIADTVGDVEEGNSASFPISLTDSNGNPVNAITDVVVDVTYSGVAIDGTDFTGVVQVTILAGTSSTDLDIDTIDDFIAEGSELVGITISNPVGGGFEAIVVGQATADMNIVDEADPGAEDTITVSIADTVGDVEEGNSASFPISLTDSNGNPVNAITDVVVDVTYSGVAIDGTDFTGVVQVTILAGTSSTDLDIDTIDDFIAEGSELVGITISNPVGGGFEAIVVGQATADMNIVDEADPGAEDTITVSIADTVGDVEEGNSASFPISLTDSNGNPVNAITDVVVDVTYSGVAIDGTDFTGVVQVTILAGTSSTDLDIDTIDDFIAEGSELVGITISNPVGGGFEAIVVGQATADMNIVDEADPGAEDTITVSIADTVGDVEEGNSASFPISLTDSNGNPVNAITDVVVDVTYSGVAIDGTDFTGVVQVTILAGTSSTDLDIDTIDDFIAEGSELVGITISNPVGGGFEAIVVGQATADMNIVDEADPGAEDTITVSIADTVGDVEEGNSASFPISLTDSNGNPVNAITDVVVDVTYSGVAIDGTDFTGVVQVTILAGTSSTDLDIDTIDDFIAEGSELVGITISNPVGGGFEAIVVGQATADMNIVDEADPGAEDTITVSIADTVGDVEEGNSASFPISLTDSNGNPVNAITDVVVDVTYSGVAIDGTDFTGVVQVTILAGTSSTDLDIDTIDDFIAEGSELVGITISNPVGGGFEAIVVGQATADMNIVDEADPGAEDTITVSIADTVGDVEEGNSASFPISLTDSNGNPVNAITDVVVDVTYSGVAIDGTDFTGVVQVTILAGTSSTDLDIDTIDDFIAEGSELVGITISNPVGGGFEAIVVGQATADMNIVDEADPGAEDTITVSIADTVGDVEEGNSASFRSA